GATCAGCTCGGAGAGTTTGACCACTTCGTCCATGTTCGTTTTCGTATTTTTGTACAGTTCCTGCTGGAAAGCGATCGTCGTAGCGATGTTGCTGATCGATTTCTGGAGGCTTTTCATGTCGGTGTCGAGGACGTTTTTGATCGTGTCGGTGAGGGAGGATTCGATGATGTTGAGGCTCATCTCCACTTTTTTGAGGTTTTTGAGGTATTCCTCGGTCGCTTCCTCCCGGATGAAACAGCGGTTGCCCAGCAGCTGCTCTTTGATGTGGTCGAAATATTTGAAGAAAAACTGCATCGGTTCGAGGTTTTTGATGATCCGTTCCGACAGATGCTGCGCTCCGGTGACAATGTTTCCGATGTTGTGGATGTATTCGCTTGTGACGTCGAAAATACCCTGTTTATACGCCAGCTCTTTGGAGATGCTGATTTCGTTTTTGTGGAGTTCGACGACGTTGGTGATGTCGGTGAGTGAGAGGATGTAGCTTTCGCGGTGTTTGTCGGAACTCCCCTCGGTATGGTTGATCACCGTGGAGATGATCGTAAAATAGAGGAGTTTCCCCTCGATCGTCATTTCGACTTTGGGAAGCATCCGTTCGTCTTTGAACGTCAGGAATTCGAACCATGCGTCGGTCGGGCATGAACCGTAGGTATTGGTGATCGGGAGGGTCTGGATTTTTTGCGGGTAATGCGCGTCCATGACCGAATCGAACACCTGATGGAAATAGTTGTTGGTCTGAAGCAGCTCGCCTTTGGGGTTGACCAGCAAGATCGCGGTGTGGGCGGTCGCGTCGAAAAGGCTTTTGTTGATTTGTTCCAGATCCTGCTGCAGACGGTTGATATCGGTTTCGTATTGGCGGGTGATCGGGGACTGGGTCGTATACATGGTTTTCCTTGTCGTCTGGAAGAGTGTGGAAAGATTATGGCGCTTTTGTGTGGCAAGTATGTTGCAAAAAACGGTGGGGATCAGTAGAGGTCGGAAATATCGTAAAAATGCATTTTTTCAAAAAAACGGACCACTTTGCGGAGCTTTTCGCGCGAGGGCGGTTCGGTTTCGACCAGCAAAAGCCCGGTGTAATGGTCGATCATCTCGTGACGCAGCGCGAAAAAGCCGCTCTGGTTGAGCGAATCGCCCGAGAGCGCTTTGTGGATCGCCTGATAGATGCGGTTCTTTTCGGTCGGCGATAATTCGGCGTTTTCCAGGCGGATCACGTCCGAACATTCCCGCAGCGCCTTGTCGAAGGGGTATTCGTGTTTGGGATCGTTTGCCGCTGCGGCGTGCGCGGGGAGTTTCAGACGCGGTTTGGGAGCATTGTAGAGATAACGGTAGCGGGCCGTAAGGTTGTACTGATGAATCAGGGAGTCCGCCGCCGCCGCAGGCCCCAGGAAATACTGGGGGAGGGTGTTTTTGAATTCGACGCTCACTTTTCCGCCCGGCGTCGCATACCATCGGATTATGGCGGCTCCTTTGGCTTTTGCATCGGCGATGACCGCCTCGAGGAGGCGTTCTTTGGGAGTCATGGGGATTTCCGGCTCCTAGACGTTACGCGATCCGAACCGTTCGATCCGTTCGGGGATATTTTCGAGATCGACGCTCTCGCGTACGCCTCCCGCTTCGATCGCCTTGGCCGGCATCCCGAAAACGACGCACCGTTTGGCACTCTGGGCGATCGTGTAGGCACCGGCGTCGAACATCTCTTTGATCCCGATGGAGCCGTCATCCCCCATCCCGGTGAGCATCACCCCCATGGCGTTGCGCCCCGCCGCGTTGCAGACGCTGCGCATCATGACGTCGACGCTCGGCTTGTGGCGGCTGATGCGGGGGCCGTCGAGGAGCTTGATGACGTAGCGCCCTCCCTTGTTTTCAAGAATCATGTGGCGATTGCCCGGTGCGATGTAGACCGATGAAGGTTCGACGATCTGGCCGTCATGGGCTTCATAGACGTTCAGAGGGCTCAGACGGTTGAGCCGTTCGGCAAAACTCCCCGAAAACCCGAATGGGATGTGGAGCGTGATCAGTATCGGCGGCAGGGGAGGACGCAGGGCGGAAAAAATTTCCATCAGGGTTTCCACCCCTCCCGTCGATGCTCCGATAGCGATCACTTTTCCCCCGTAAACGGGAGAAGGTTTATGGGGGACGAGTTCGTCGGGATGGATTTTTGCCGTTTCGATTTCGATCGGCTGCTTTTTGATCTTGTTTTTGGCCCGATAGCGGTCGATCAGAAACGTCAGGCGCATCAGGGTGTCTTCCATGCGGCCGAAAAACGACGCGTCGCTTTCGCCGATCTTTTTTTTCGGAATGAACCCTACCGCACCGTCGTCGAATACCTCTTCATGGCGCGATGCGTCGGTCGATATGACGACCGCGGGCATCGGATGCAGCCGCATCAGGTTGCGCAAAAACGCGACGCCGTCCATTTTCGGCATGTTGATGTCGATGGTGACGAGGTCAGGGTCGTGTTTTTTGATCAGGTCGCGCGCCTCGAACGCATCCGAGGCGGTCGCCACGACCGTAAAATCCTCGATTCGGGAGATCATGTCCGAGAGGACCCGCTGCATCAGCGGGGAATCGTCGATAACGATGACACGGTACATCCGCTCTCCTAGAACAATATGACGCCGCTCTCTGCGGGGGCGCTTTCGGTCTTGTTGACCGCGCGGGCGAGGGCGCGGTCGGCCTGGGCGAGTTTTTCGTCCATCGAACGGTTGGCGATCGTTTTCGCGATGGTCTGGAAATCGCGGTCGAGCATTACGACGCGGCCGTTGCTTCCCAGGACGTTTTCGGCGACGATCCGGATCCCCTCGGATCGGCAAAACTGACGCGCGAAGAGGACGTTGCGCTCCCCGATGCTGTCGCTGAGATCGTGCAGGATATTCGCGCCGCCGGCGATTTTGGCCGAGATGTTTTCTTTGCGGCAGCCGAGTTTGTACATTTCGTTGAGCATCGCCTCCATGGCGTAGAGTCCGAAACGGCAGGAAGTCCCCTGCGCACACGAGGTGGGGAGGAGAAAATGGTTCATCCCTTTGACCTGCAGCGCCGCATCGTAGAGCATGACCGCCACGCATGAACCCAGCAGGGTGGTGATGGGGAGGTCGTCTTCGTCGTAGGTGATGGCGAACTCTCCCCCGATGATCCCGAGGGTCTCTTTGTTGCGGATGTATTTGATCGCGTCGGGACGCGACAGTTTGACGATTTTGGAATCAACCGTCCCTTTGATGATTTTCATGGATACTCTTTGGTTTTGACAAAAATATTCTGGCCGTACCGCTCGACGTAGGGGCTGAGCTCCAGCGGGCTCTCCGAATGACCCAGATAGAGCGTTCCTCCGGGTTTGAGCGTGCGGAACAGCTTTTTCAAGATGGCGTTCTGGTCGTTCTGGTTGAAATAGATGAGCACGTTTCGGCAGAACACGACGTCGAACTCATGGGGCTTGAACGGATACTCCTGCGCCATCAGGTTGTGACGTTCGAAGCGGACGCGCCGTGCGAGCGTTTCTTTGACCTTGATCAGGTAATCGCCCTCTTTGGTCGGATGTGCCCGACGTTTGAAAAATTCCGAGGGGCGTATCCATTCGGGAAAGTCCTCGGCGTTTTTTTTCCATTCGTAGATGCCGTTGGAGGCATGGCGGAGTACGTCGGTATCGATGTCGGTCGCCAGCAGCGAATAGTTCAGTCCCGGATAGGAATGGATCGATTTGGCCGCTTCCATCGTCATCAGGATCGAATAGGGCTCTTCCCCCGTCGATGCCGCCGAACAGTAGATCTTCAGCTCCGTACCCGTCCCGGCGGCCTGTTTGAAAACGCGGTCTTTGAGGTCGTCGAAGTGAAACGATTCCCGGAAAAAATTGGTTTTGTTGGTCGTAAAGGTGCTGATGAACGTATCGACGTAACGTCCCTGCTCGACGGCGCCTAAAATCGCGTCGATATCGTCGTGCGCGACGTCGCGCTTGAGCTTGTCGAGGCGGTTGGCGATCATGACGTCCTTATTCGCACCCAGGGTAATGCCGCTGTGGCGGTACGCCAGCTCGCGGGCACGATCAAGCTGACGCGCTGTATACATTCGTCGCTCCCTCACCGGCGCGGGAGAGGCGCTGCATCTCGTCTTTGTCGAGGATACGGTCGATGTCGAGGATGACGATCATTTTCTCCTCTTTTTTGAACAGCCCCTTGAGGTATTCGGGTGCGATGGAGGTCCCCATGTCGGGGGCGGGGTAGAGGCGGTCGAGATCGACGTTTTCCATATCCGAGACTTCGTCGACGACGAGGCCGATCATGCGCATATCCTGAGTTTTGACGGCGATGATGATCGTGCGGTTCGTATAGATCGGATCGTCGTTGACGTTGAAACGGACCCTCAGATCGATGACCGGGGCCA
The DNA window shown above is from Campylobacterota bacterium and carries:
- a CDS encoding HAMP domain-containing sensor histidine kinase, which codes for MYTTQSPITRQYETDINRLQQDLEQINKSLFDATAHTAILLVNPKGELLQTNNYFHQVFDSVMDAHYPQKIQTLPITNTYGSCPTDAWFEFLTFKDERMLPKVEMTIEGKLLYFTIISTVINHTEGSSDKHRESYILSLTDITNVVELHKNEISISKELAYKQGIFDVTSEYIHNIGNIVTGAQHLSERIIKNLEPMQFFFKYFDHIKEQLLGNRCFIREEATEEYLKNLKKVEMSLNIIESSLTDTIKNVLDTDMKSLQKSISNIATTIAFQQELYKNTKTNMDEVVKLSELIGEIRSVIEPQLFRHDILLMLDVPSELTFNINRIHLFNGLLNLLKNSIHAVNTAYNDKYILSKMIKISARSVPREGSFFELDMMMNDSIVMAEDIVIDVYDNGIGMDETTIKNVFLQGFTTKHDGHGLGLHSFANFLTGNGHTITCKSEGIGKGSLFTITLTPEG
- the cheB gene encoding chemotaxis-specific protein-glutamate methyltransferase CheB, which encodes MYRVIVIDDSPLMQRVLSDMISRIEDFTVVATASDAFEARDLIKKHDPDLVTIDINMPKMDGVAFLRNLMRLHPMPAVVISTDASRHEEVFDDGAVGFIPKKKIGESDASFFGRMEDTLMRLTFLIDRYRAKNKIKKQPIEIETAKIHPDELVPHKPSPVYGGKVIAIGASTGGVETLMEIFSALRPPLPPILITLHIPFGFSGSFAERLNRLSPLNVYEAHDGQIVEPSSVYIAPGNRHMILENKGGRYVIKLLDGPRISRHKPSVDVMMRSVCNAAGRNAMGVMLTGMGDDGSIGIKEMFDAGAYTIAQSAKRCVVFGMPAKAIEAGGVRESVDLENIPERIERFGSRNV
- a CDS encoding chemotaxis protein CheD; this translates as MKIIKGTVDSKIVKLSRPDAIKYIRNKETLGIIGGEFAITYDEDDLPITTLLGSCVAVMLYDAALQVKGMNHFLLPTSCAQGTSCRFGLYAMEAMLNEMYKLGCRKENISAKIAGGANILHDLSDSIGERNVLFARQFCRSEGIRIVAENVLGSNGRVVMLDRDFQTIAKTIANRSMDEKLAQADRALARAVNKTESAPAESGVILF
- a CDS encoding protein-glutamate O-methyltransferase CheR — translated: MYTARQLDRARELAYRHSGITLGANKDVMIANRLDKLKRDVAHDDIDAILGAVEQGRYVDTFISTFTTNKTNFFRESFHFDDLKDRVFKQAAGTGTELKIYCSAASTGEEPYSILMTMEAAKSIHSYPGLNYSLLATDIDTDVLRHASNGIYEWKKNAEDFPEWIRPSEFFKRRAHPTKEGDYLIKVKETLARRVRFERHNLMAQEYPFKPHEFDVVFCRNVLIYFNQNDQNAILKKLFRTLKPGGTLYLGHSESPLELSPYVERYGQNIFVKTKEYP
- a CDS encoding chemotaxis protein CheW — protein: MAIIESNQLLTFKLGNETYGIQINKVREILTYPTVTPIPDASRWVKGVINLRGEVAPVIDLRVRFNVNDDPIYTNRTIIIAVKTQDMRMIGLVVDEVSDMENVDLDRLYPAPDMGTSIAPEYLKGLFKKEEKMIVILDIDRILDKDEMQRLSRAGEGATNVYSASA